The following are from one region of the Arcobacter defluvii genome:
- a CDS encoding HAD family hydrolase — protein sequence MKKYILFDNDGVLVHTEPLYFKANIQALNEFFNIELEFEEYMKIMSEGTTVWQKALNNGFSFAEVEIARNKRNEYYQTFLRTENILIDGVKDVLKELSKDYKMGIVTTSRRVDFEIIHKNLGIVDFMDFVLCEEDYNFAKPHPEPYLKGLELFNANKEEAIVVEDSTRGLSSAYKAGIECVIVKNEFTLTQDFSKANYFIETLKELKTILN from the coding sequence ATGAAAAAATATATACTTTTTGATAATGATGGTGTTTTAGTTCATACAGAACCTTTGTATTTTAAAGCAAATATTCAAGCTTTAAATGAGTTTTTTAATATTGAATTAGAATTTGAAGAATATATGAAAATTATGAGTGAAGGAACAACGGTTTGGCAAAAAGCTTTAAACAATGGCTTTTCATTTGCTGAAGTTGAAATTGCAAGAAATAAAAGAAATGAATATTATCAAACTTTTTTAAGAACAGAAAATATATTAATTGATGGTGTAAAAGATGTTTTAAAAGAGTTATCTAAAGATTATAAAATGGGAATAGTAACTACTTCAAGAAGAGTTGATTTTGAAATTATTCACAAAAATCTAGGAATAGTTGATTTTATGGATTTTGTTCTTTGTGAAGAGGATTATAATTTTGCAAAACCACATCCAGAACCATATTTAAAAGGTCTTGAACTCTTTAATGCAAATAAAGAAGAGGCTATTGTAGTTGAAGATTCAACTAGAGGTTTAAGCTCAGCTTACAAAGCAGGAATAGAATGTGTGATTGTAAAAAATGAATTTACACTTACACAAGATTTTTCAAAAGCAAATTATTTTATAGAGACTTTAAAAGAATTGAAAACTATTTTAAATTAG
- a CDS encoding TlpA family protein disulfide reductase, with the protein MKKSIVFSLICLSLVFGGCDSKSTIDGNVLAKPKKEEVNTNFEPQSFALITTDEKFISFTSTPQGLDFDEFKNKKAVLIDVFATWCPPCIDEIPTLVELKEKYKDQFEIVSVLFEKDKTKEEIEAFMKEHGINYPITMGEENFRLAKELGDIKKVPEMFLFSKDGRFVNKFIGKTSKEDLERYIKMAIEN; encoded by the coding sequence ATGAAGAAAAGTATAGTTTTTAGTTTAATATGTTTGAGTTTAGTATTTGGTGGTTGTGATTCAAAATCAACAATAGATGGCAATGTTCTTGCCAAACCTAAAAAAGAAGAAGTTAATACAAATTTTGAGCCTCAATCTTTTGCATTAATAACAACAGATGAAAAGTTTATTAGTTTTACAAGCACACCTCAGGGTTTAGATTTTGATGAATTTAAAAATAAAAAAGCAGTATTAATTGATGTTTTTGCAACTTGGTGTCCACCTTGTATTGATGAAATTCCAACTTTAGTTGAGTTAAAAGAGAAATATAAAGACCAATTTGAAATAGTTTCAGTTTTATTTGAAAAAGATAAAACAAAAGAAGAAATAGAGGCTTTTATGAAAGAACATGGAATCAATTATCCAATTACAATGGGTGAAGAAAATTTCAGACTTGCAAAAGAGTTAGGTGATATAAAAAAAGTTCCTGAAATGTTTTTATTCTCAAAAGATGGAAGATTTGTAAATAAATTTATAGGAAAAACATCAAAAGAAGATTTAGAGCGATATATAAAAATGGCAATTGAAAACTAA
- a CDS encoding DsbA family protein encodes MQNKKLVLGSLIGFIILFIGLAIFYKDSEAKKDEKTVLGKSDLLQREHSIKFGENKKNISVVEFVDPECESCALFHPILRKLYKEYHEDILLVVKYIPNHKNSEFAIKILEASREQNKYEEVLDIIFEKQALWAQHNNEKPELLWEFLSIIPDLDINKLKEDFKNPKIDKLIDMDKKDSQQLDVRGTPTIFVNGKRLVSLSQKDLFDLVESEIYK; translated from the coding sequence ATGCAAAATAAGAAATTAGTATTAGGTTCATTAATTGGATTTATTATTTTATTTATTGGATTAGCTATTTTTTATAAAGATAGTGAAGCCAAAAAAGATGAAAAAACTGTTTTAGGAAAAAGTGATTTACTTCAAAGAGAACACTCTATCAAATTTGGAGAAAATAAAAAAAACATTTCAGTTGTAGAATTTGTTGATCCAGAGTGTGAATCTTGTGCATTATTTCATCCTATTTTACGTAAATTATATAAAGAATATCATGAAGATATTTTATTGGTTGTAAAATATATTCCAAATCATAAAAATTCAGAATTTGCTATAAAAATATTAGAAGCATCAAGAGAACAAAATAAATATGAAGAAGTTTTAGATATTATATTTGAAAAACAAGCTTTATGGGCTCAACATAACAATGAGAAACCAGAACTATTATGGGAATTTTTATCAATAATCCCTGATCTTGATATAAATAAATTAAAAGAGGATTTTAAAAATCCTAAAATAGATAAACTTATAGATATGGATAAAAAAGATTCACAACAGTTAGATGTAAGAGGAACTCCTACTATTTTTGTAAATGGCAAAAGATTAGTTAGTTTATCGCAAAAAGATTTATTTGATTTAGTAGAATCTGAAATTTATAAATAA
- a CDS encoding disulfide oxidoreductase has translation MFFNSSKRSNFSSLTFIFLSFLTSLIATLGSLFFSEIMNFIPCSLCWYQRIFMYPLVLLFLINLLYPDDKIFKYSFPLVILGLLISVYHNLLIYKVIPENLSPCVQGVPCSIDYLNWFGFITIPLLSFFAYTIIFILLILFKRKSVDAK, from the coding sequence ATGTTTTTTAATTCTTCTAAAAGGTCAAACTTTTCAAGTTTGACCTTTATTTTTTTATCCTTTTTAACATCTTTAATTGCGACATTAGGAAGTCTGTTTTTTTCTGAAATTATGAATTTTATACCTTGTTCATTATGTTGGTATCAAAGAATTTTTATGTATCCATTAGTTTTATTATTTTTAATTAATCTTTTGTATCCTGATGATAAAATTTTTAAATATAGTTTTCCTTTAGTAATCCTTGGCTTATTAATATCTGTTTATCATAATTTATTGATTTACAAAGTTATTCCAGAAAATTTGTCTCCATGTGTACAAGGAGTTCCTTGTTCTATTGATTATTTAAACTGGTTTGGGTTTATTACTATCCCTTTGTTATCTTTTTTTGCTTATACTATTATTTTTATTTTATTAATTTTATTTAAAAGGAAAAGTGTAGATGCAAAATAA
- a CDS encoding methyltransferase domain-containing protein: MKKFTNEPMYEIISFLEKELKNKNEILFEVLNPDIKDDIYAGEKYILHNVEFIYRSYKSWCDLAEILFCKMLIERLNTNTVILKYKKLDKIDSFHNDINDEKNEKYGKESTFFRINKNEEPAFLYSYINALKNVNIEEKKSILNLGINKADEFEVIRKLLDEETLKNISFTGIDYSLSAIEFAKKRFPSDNFKFLAHDINKLNELNLKKADLIISIGTLQSSGLNFKLLFMDLIQNYLEAKGSIILGFPNCRWINGEIIYGAKAPNYSYSEQSILYKDVYFCKKYLQQKKYRVTLTGKNYLFLTATSIK; the protein is encoded by the coding sequence GTGAAAAAATTTACTAATGAACCAATGTATGAAATAATTTCTTTTTTAGAAAAAGAATTAAAAAATAAAAATGAAATTTTATTTGAAGTTTTAAATCCTGATATAAAAGATGATATTTATGCAGGAGAAAAATATATTTTACATAATGTAGAATTTATTTATAGATCTTATAAATCTTGGTGTGATTTAGCAGAAATACTTTTTTGTAAAATGCTAATAGAAAGATTAAATACAAATACAGTTATTTTAAAATATAAAAAATTAGATAAAATCGATTCTTTCCATAATGATATAAATGATGAAAAAAATGAAAAATATGGAAAAGAATCAACTTTTTTTAGAATTAATAAAAATGAAGAACCAGCTTTTTTATATTCATATATAAATGCTTTGAAAAATGTAAATATAGAAGAAAAAAAGTCTATTTTAAATTTGGGAATAAATAAAGCAGATGAATTTGAAGTTATTAGAAAACTTTTGGATGAAGAGACTTTAAAAAATATCTCATTTACTGGAATAGATTATTCACTAAGTGCAATAGAATTTGCAAAAAAAAGATTTCCAAGTGATAATTTTAAATTTTTAGCACATGATATAAATAAATTAAATGAGTTAAATTTAAAAAAAGCAGATTTGATTATTTCAATTGGAACATTACAAAGTTCAGGTTTAAATTTTAAATTATTATTTATGGATTTAATTCAAAATTATTTAGAAGCAAAAGGTTCAATAATTTTGGGTTTTCCAAATTGTCGATGGATAAATGGTGAAATAATTTATGGGGCGAAAGCACCAAACTATTCATATAGTGAACAATCAATTTTGTATAAAGATGTTTATTTTTGTAAAAAATATTTGCAACAAAAAAAATATAGAGTTACTTTAACTGGAAAAAACTATCTATTTTTGACCGCAACTTCAATAAAATAA
- the rraA gene encoding ribonuclease E activity regulator RraA, with the protein MNIQTADLCDDNRDRNIQVLSSKFKNYGGLKKFTGQIVTVKLDKSNWRLLEMLRDENGEGKIAVVDNSEEFYGVVGDKLMTFAKNNNWKAIILNGYVRDTDETKNINVGLLAIGTCPLRNFEETTSARDVELNFGGVTFNNGDYIYADNDGVIVTKTKLL; encoded by the coding sequence ATGAATATACAAACAGCTGATTTATGTGATGATAATAGAGATAGAAATATACAAGTATTATCTTCAAAATTCAAAAATTATGGTGGATTAAAAAAATTCACAGGACAAATAGTAACTGTAAAATTAGATAAAAGTAATTGGCGATTATTAGAGATGTTAAGAGATGAAAATGGTGAAGGGAAAATTGCAGTTGTAGATAACTCAGAAGAGTTTTATGGAGTTGTAGGTGATAAATTAATGACTTTTGCAAAAAATAACAATTGGAAAGCAATTATTTTAAATGGTTATGTAAGAGATACAGATGAAACTAAAAATATAAATGTTGGATTATTAGCAATTGGAACTTGTCCACTTAGAAATTTTGAAGAAACTACTTCTGCAAGGGATGTTGAACTAAATTTTGGTGGAGTTACATTTAATAATGGTGATTATATTTATGCTGATAATGATGGAGTAATTGTTACAAAAACTAAACTATTATAG
- a CDS encoding glycosyltransferase family 2 protein produces MRYIILGLIMAGLFQMFFWITQDNRVSLTEDSFDKIESLSYSPYEGYDKKVLSYQQIENDVNMLSHFTNKLRTYSTMDAKAILEVTSQTDMPIDLGLWLSGDHKENQLEIQRAIKLLKKYPDNIENVIVGNEVLLRADLNETELFAYIDFMREFTNKPITSAETWDVWERVPDLAKHVDFLTIHILPYWEKIPIEQFNSFIIEKYNLVKKIHPYKKIVIGETGWPSHGYNNRSAVPSLKNQAMAIRGFINLAKENKWTYNIVEAFDQQWKGYDEGNVGQYWGIFTSNRELKFSLNGDIELNQYWLYQMIAAIIIGALITLYGLRNQRLNLSHSIAYAIAAQGMAFGIVMAVIYPFTNYMNFGMWVMWGMGTFLMIPLVVITLAKANELFKCSIGTPPTRLVPLDLKSENAPFVSIHVPAYKEQPHVLEETLRALAKLKYPNYEVLVIINNTPEEYYWKPIEKVCQELGDKFVFMNITCTGFKAGALNAALERTDKRAEIIAVIDADYVVESPWLTDLVPLFDDPKVAIVQAPQDHRDGNESIIKTAMNAEYAGFFDIGMIDRNEENAIVVHGTMVLVRLSAMMEVGGWGTDTIVEDSELGLRLFEAGYTAHYTNRRYGYGLLPDTVEAFKTQRHRWAYGAIQILKKHWRELKPSATKLTPRQKKKFIAGWFFWLSDAMGPVMAVMNIIWVPVIIFVGVTIPTIPLTIPIITAFLVNILHTFILYRMRVKASIKDTILSSIASMSLQLIIFKAVYDGFVKDGLPFKRTQKGGKAAKKSANPIKHETILAVLLLISFFALIFTNHTRITEIYVFAVTILIQSIPYISAIIMRILEIYSIKNQKS; encoded by the coding sequence TTGAGATATATTATCTTAGGTCTTATTATGGCTGGATTATTTCAAATGTTTTTCTGGATAACACAAGACAATCGTGTATCATTAACAGAAGATTCATTTGATAAAATTGAGTCTCTTTCGTATTCTCCATATGAGGGATATGATAAAAAAGTTTTATCATATCAACAAATTGAAAATGATGTAAATATGTTATCACATTTTACAAATAAACTGCGTACATATTCTACAATGGACGCAAAAGCCATTTTGGAAGTTACTTCTCAAACAGATATGCCAATAGATTTAGGACTTTGGTTAAGTGGTGATCATAAAGAAAATCAATTAGAAATTCAAAGAGCCATTAAACTATTGAAAAAATATCCTGATAATATTGAAAATGTAATAGTGGGTAATGAGGTTCTATTAAGAGCTGATTTAAATGAAACTGAACTATTTGCATATATTGATTTTATGAGAGAATTTACTAATAAACCAATAACAAGTGCTGAAACTTGGGATGTATGGGAAAGAGTACCTGATTTAGCTAAACATGTGGATTTTTTAACTATTCATATTTTACCTTATTGGGAAAAAATTCCAATAGAACAATTTAACTCATTTATAATTGAAAAATATAATTTAGTAAAAAAAATTCATCCATATAAAAAAATAGTAATTGGTGAAACAGGTTGGCCAAGCCATGGATACAATAATAGAAGTGCAGTTCCTAGTTTAAAAAATCAAGCAATGGCTATTAGAGGTTTCATAAATCTTGCAAAAGAAAATAAATGGACATATAATATTGTTGAAGCATTTGATCAACAATGGAAAGGTTATGATGAAGGAAATGTTGGACAATATTGGGGAATATTTACTTCAAATAGAGAATTAAAATTCTCTTTAAATGGAGATATTGAATTAAATCAATATTGGTTATATCAAATGATTGCAGCAATCATTATTGGTGCATTAATTACTTTATATGGATTAAGAAATCAAAGATTAAACTTAAGTCACTCAATAGCTTATGCAATTGCTGCACAAGGTATGGCATTTGGTATAGTTATGGCTGTAATTTATCCATTTACAAACTATATGAATTTTGGTATGTGGGTAATGTGGGGAATGGGAACTTTCTTGATGATTCCATTGGTTGTTATAACTTTAGCAAAAGCAAATGAATTATTTAAATGTTCTATTGGAACTCCTCCAACAAGATTAGTTCCACTTGATTTAAAATCAGAAAATGCACCTTTTGTTTCTATTCATGTTCCAGCATATAAAGAACAACCTCATGTTTTAGAAGAGACTTTAAGAGCATTAGCAAAACTAAAATATCCAAACTATGAAGTTTTAGTAATTATTAATAATACTCCTGAAGAGTATTATTGGAAACCAATAGAAAAAGTTTGCCAAGAATTAGGTGATAAATTTGTGTTTATGAATATCACTTGTACTGGGTTTAAAGCAGGAGCACTTAATGCAGCACTTGAAAGAACAGACAAAAGAGCTGAAATTATTGCTGTTATTGACGCTGATTATGTAGTTGAATCGCCTTGGTTAACAGATTTAGTTCCTTTATTTGATGATCCAAAAGTTGCAATAGTACAAGCACCACAAGATCATAGAGATGGAAATGAGTCTATTATCAAAACAGCAATGAATGCAGAATATGCAGGTTTCTTTGACATTGGTATGATTGATAGAAATGAAGAAAACGCTATTGTTGTTCATGGAACTATGGTTTTAGTGAGACTTAGTGCAATGATGGAAGTTGGTGGTTGGGGAACTGATACTATTGTTGAAGATAGTGAACTTGGACTTAGACTATTTGAAGCAGGATATACAGCTCATTATACAAATAGAAGATATGGTTATGGTTTACTTCCTGATACAGTTGAAGCATTTAAAACACAAAGACATAGATGGGCCTATGGAGCAATTCAAATTCTAAAAAAACATTGGAGAGAATTAAAACCATCTGCAACAAAACTTACACCTAGACAAAAGAAAAAATTCATTGCTGGATGGTTTTTTTGGTTAAGTGATGCAATGGGTCCAGTTATGGCAGTAATGAATATTATTTGGGTTCCAGTTATTATTTTTGTAGGAGTTACGATTCCAACAATTCCATTAACTATTCCAATTATTACGGCATTTTTAGTAAATATTTTACATACATTTATTTTATATAGAATGAGAGTAAAAGCAAGTATTAAAGATACTATTTTAAGTTCAATTGCTTCTATGAGTTTACAACTTATTATTTTTAAAGCAGTATATGATGGATTTGTTAAAGATGGTTTACCATTTAAAAGAACTCAAAAAGGTGGAAAAGCAGCTAAGAAAAGTGCAAATCCAATAAAACATGAAACTATTTTAGCAGTTTTATTATTGATTTCTTTCTTTGCTTTAATTTTTACAAATCATACAAGAATTACTGAAATTTATGTATTTGCAGTAACTATACTTATTCAAAGTATTCCTTATATTTCTGCAATTATCATGAGAATTTTAGAAATTTACTCAATAAAGAATCAAAAGTCTTAA
- a CDS encoding BCCT family transporter, with protein sequence MKNNFKTTILKPVFIPSVIFIVILVTFTIFMPQIANEVFSSIKNFVADKFGWLYMLSVGIFTFFALFLAVSPFGKFKLGPDQSKPAYSNLSWFAMLFSAGMGIGLMFWGVAEPVMHYVSPPVGEKQSIESAKFAMNTLFFHWGLHAWAIYAIVGLVLAYFSFRHGLPLSIRSALYPLIGDKIYGKIGHSVDTIAVLGTVFGVATSLGFGVLQINSGLNYLFDIPVGITTQIILIAFISAIATISVVLGLDGGIKRLSELNLYLALFLLLFIFLAGPTFFLLNTLIQNIGSYLSNVVFMTFNQYAYDKTSSWMSSWTLFYWAWWIAWAPFVGMFIARVSRGRTIREFVMGVLFVPVGFTFIWMTVFGNSALNSIMNEGFISLSTAVSADVSTALFKFLEHFPFSNFVSVIAILLVVTFFVTSSDSGSLVVDTISSGGRLNNPVWQRIFWAVTQGIVAIALLLAGGLQALQSASIIIALPFVFVMLIACWGMYKALSLESIRNESLQHHMNAGRHGKISGTWQARLSRIIEFPQVDETKRFINEDVVKAMNLVKDELTNYSWNVEVSNDKLNAISIIRVEHSDDFDFIYEVRAKNYDTPSYAYPESVNPTKAQKKYARAEVFLQDGNKAYDIYGYDEDVIATDIIDQFEKHRHFLNNTSSLNPVVPID encoded by the coding sequence ATGAAAAATAATTTTAAAACAACAATCTTAAAACCAGTATTTATACCTTCGGTTATTTTTATAGTAATTTTAGTTACTTTTACGATTTTTATGCCTCAAATAGCAAATGAAGTTTTTAGTAGTATCAAAAATTTTGTTGCAGATAAATTTGGATGGCTTTATATGTTAAGTGTTGGTATTTTTACCTTTTTTGCACTTTTTTTAGCTGTTTCACCATTTGGAAAGTTTAAGTTAGGACCTGATCAATCAAAACCTGCTTATAGTAATTTATCTTGGTTTGCTATGCTTTTTTCAGCAGGAATGGGAATAGGGCTAATGTTTTGGGGAGTAGCTGAACCTGTGATGCATTATGTTTCACCTCCTGTTGGAGAAAAGCAAAGTATTGAATCAGCAAAATTTGCTATGAATACACTATTTTTTCACTGGGGATTACATGCTTGGGCAATTTATGCAATAGTTGGGCTTGTTTTAGCATATTTTTCTTTTAGACATGGATTACCTTTATCTATTCGTTCAGCTTTATATCCTTTAATTGGAGATAAAATCTATGGAAAAATAGGGCATAGTGTTGATACAATTGCAGTTTTAGGTACAGTTTTTGGAGTTGCTACTTCTTTGGGATTTGGAGTTTTACAAATAAATTCTGGATTAAACTATCTTTTTGATATTCCAGTAGGAATTACGACACAGATTATTTTAATAGCATTTATCAGTGCAATAGCTACAATTTCAGTTGTTTTAGGTTTAGATGGAGGTATTAAAAGATTATCTGAATTAAATCTTTACTTAGCACTTTTTTTACTTTTATTTATTTTTTTAGCTGGACCTACATTTTTTTTATTAAATACATTAATTCAAAATATTGGGTCTTATTTATCAAACGTAGTATTTATGACTTTTAATCAATATGCTTATGATAAAACTTCTTCTTGGATGAGTTCATGGACACTATTTTATTGGGCTTGGTGGATTGCATGGGCTCCATTTGTTGGGATGTTTATAGCAAGAGTTTCAAGAGGGCGAACTATAAGAGAGTTTGTTATGGGAGTTTTATTTGTACCTGTTGGGTTTACTTTTATTTGGATGACAGTATTTGGAAATAGTGCTTTAAATTCTATTATGAATGAAGGATTTATCTCTCTATCAACAGCAGTTTCAGCAGATGTATCAACAGCACTTTTTAAATTTTTAGAACATTTTCCCTTTTCAAATTTCGTATCAGTTATTGCAATACTTTTAGTTGTAACATTTTTTGTAACTTCTTCTGATTCAGGTTCTTTAGTCGTAGATACAATTTCATCAGGTGGAAGATTAAATAATCCTGTTTGGCAAAGAATATTCTGGGCTGTAACTCAAGGTATTGTAGCAATAGCACTTTTACTTGCAGGAGGACTTCAAGCTTTACAATCAGCTTCAATAATCATAGCGTTACCTTTTGTTTTTGTAATGTTAATTGCTTGTTGGGGAATGTATAAAGCTTTGAGTTTAGAAAGTATTAGAAATGAAAGTTTACAACACCATATGAATGCAGGTCGCCATGGAAAAATAAGTGGAACATGGCAAGCAAGACTTAGTAGAATTATAGAATTTCCTCAAGTTGATGAAACAAAAAGATTCATAAATGAAGATGTAGTTAAGGCTATGAATTTAGTAAAAGATGAACTTACAAATTATTCATGGAATGTTGAAGTATCAAATGATAAGTTAAATGCAATTTCAATTATAAGAGTTGAACATTCTGATGATTTTGATTTTATTTATGAAGTACGTGCAAAAAATTATGATACTCCAAGTTATGCTTATCCTGAATCAGTTAATCCTACAAAAGCACAAAAAAAATATGCAAGAGCTGAAGTGTTTTTACAAGATGGAAATAAAGCTTATGATATTTATGGATATGATGAAGATGTGATAGCAACTGATATAATTGATCAGTTTGAAAAACATAGACATTTTTTAAATAATACTTCTAGTTTAAATCCAGTTGTACCAATTGATTAG
- a CDS encoding MFS transporter produces MNENINTNSYIDKFTLSPVSSLFFAIAFLAIGYGMILTFVGVYLKDLGLNDAIIGLINASFFLGAIGSAIFSQKIISSVGHIRSFSTFASLMVISFLLQALFFNEYLWALLRFISGFAFYALLIIIESWLNEKSSQTHRGKILAIYTIIFYLATALGQVFLNIKGETTYIIFILGSILILFSVLFISMTKIKEPVLKPFEKYSFPKLFSVVPLALTGSFIGGFFVGGFFTMVPIYLMQKYSSIETVSLFMACSIIGGLLSQWPIGLLSDKYGRRKMIAYNGFYIFLVCLLFLVNYTWENYIYFLGILLGLSIFSIYPLSLARANDVVDENKDIVEISRSLLFAYGLGSFISPVILGFGLFYYKEFIFIIFAILGIFLGFYSLSKKRIADDDMSIFVNVPVASGTTVVELDPRQDLEEEKENNNEK; encoded by the coding sequence ATGAATGAAAATATAAACACAAACTCGTATATAGATAAATTCACATTAAGTCCAGTTTCTTCTTTATTTTTTGCGATAGCTTTTTTGGCTATTGGTTATGGAATGATACTTACTTTTGTAGGAGTTTATTTAAAAGATTTAGGTTTAAATGATGCAATCATTGGTTTGATTAATGCTTCATTTTTTTTAGGCGCCATTGGCTCCGCGATATTTAGTCAAAAAATCATATCCTCCGTCGGTCATATCAGAAGTTTTTCAACTTTTGCTTCTTTGATGGTTATATCTTTTTTGCTTCAAGCTCTCTTCTTTAATGAATATTTGTGGGCACTCTTACGTTTTATTTCAGGTTTTGCTTTTTATGCACTTCTTATAATTATAGAAAGTTGGTTAAATGAAAAAAGTAGCCAAACTCATAGAGGAAAAATACTTGCTATTTATACAATTATTTTTTATCTTGCAACTGCACTTGGACAAGTTTTTTTAAATATTAAAGGTGAAACTACTTATATTATTTTTATATTAGGTTCTATTTTAATTCTTTTTTCAGTTCTTTTTATTTCAATGACAAAAATAAAAGAACCTGTTTTAAAACCTTTTGAAAAATACAGCTTTCCCAAACTCTTTAGTGTGGTTCCTCTTGCGCTTACAGGAAGTTTTATTGGTGGATTTTTTGTAGGTGGTTTTTTTACAATGGTACCAATTTATTTAATGCAAAAATATTCATCTATTGAAACTGTATCTTTATTTATGGCTTGTTCTATTATTGGAGGTCTACTATCTCAATGGCCAATAGGGCTTTTATCCGATAAATATGGAAGAAGAAAAATGATAGCTTACAATGGCTTCTATATCTTTTTAGTATGTTTACTTTTTCTAGTTAATTATACATGGGAAAACTATATTTATTTTTTAGGAATTTTATTAGGATTAAGTATTTTTTCTATTTATCCTTTGTCTTTAGCAAGAGCAAATGATGTTGTAGATGAAAATAAAGATATAGTAGAAATAAGCCGTTCTTTGCTTTTTGCTTATGGCTTAGGCTCTTTTATCTCTCCTGTTATTTTAGGTTTTGGGCTTTTTTATTATAAAGAATTTATTTTTATAATTTTTGCAATATTAGGAATATTTTTAGGTTTTTATTCATTATCAAAAAAACGAATTGCAGATGATGATATGAGTATTTTTGTAAATGTTCCTGTTGCTTCAGGAACAACAGTAGTAGAACTAGATCCTAGACAAGATTTGGAAGAAGAAAAGGAAAACAATAATGAAAAATAA
- a CDS encoding RMD1 family protein, whose translation MQTKKLISYLTCEKFQDEIFEKVEERYKCTIIKDAIIINIKEEQQIILFKYGVFISWNVEFENMKFFKDFIKNYEINSFETPFIEELNYTFENEFKINFDTIYLNDLSSISKIAISQALAQNVKLDQFEKELITTIENNSNIPLQLAHTGKINLTKKEISKKIGELFLVKSKMNLHYDLLDTPEFFWEYPEYENQYEKLIKYLDIKSRVEVLNKKLEIIQELLHVLGDEQKHRYSSFLEWIIIILIAFEIVINLKDHL comes from the coding sequence ATGCAAACAAAAAAATTAATCTCATATTTAACTTGTGAAAAATTTCAAGATGAAATATTTGAAAAAGTTGAAGAAAGATATAAATGTACTATCATAAAAGATGCAATTATTATAAATATCAAAGAAGAACAACAAATTATTTTATTTAAATATGGTGTTTTTATATCGTGGAATGTTGAATTTGAAAATATGAAATTTTTTAAAGATTTTATAAAGAATTATGAAATTAATAGTTTTGAAACTCCTTTTATTGAAGAATTAAATTATACTTTTGAAAATGAGTTCAAAATAAATTTTGATACTATTTATCTAAATGATTTATCTTCTATTTCAAAAATTGCTATTTCTCAAGCTCTTGCACAAAATGTAAAACTTGACCAATTTGAAAAAGAACTTATAACAACAATAGAAAACAACTCAAATATTCCTCTACAACTAGCACATACAGGAAAAATAAATCTTACTAAAAAAGAGATTTCTAAAAAAATTGGAGAGCTTTTTTTAGTAAAAAGTAAAATGAATTTACACTACGATTTACTTGATACTCCAGAATTTTTCTGGGAATATCCTGAGTATGAAAATCAATATGAAAAGCTGATAAAATATCTTGATATAAAATCAAGAGTTGAAGTTTTAAATAAAAAATTAGAAATTATTCAAGAACTTTTACATGTTTTAGGTGATGAACAAAAACATAGATATTCATCTTTTTTAGAATGGATAATTATCATTCTTATTGCTTTTGAAATTGTAATAAATCTAAAAGATCATCTTTGA